Below is a window of Candidatus Methylomirabilota bacterium DNA.
CGAACCGACGCGTGCCGCGCTCGAATTCGGTCTCGGGGACGCGTCCCACCAGCCCGGCGGCAACCTGGCCGAATTCCGTGGCGGCCCCGGTGGTCACCACCACGGCGACTCCCAGCCCACTCACCACCGAGGTCCCGCGGAAGACCGCCACGGCTTCCGGCCCCGCGTCGGGCGACGCCGTCGCTCCTCCCTCGGCCTGTTTCTCGCGCGGGAGCGACTCGCCGGTGAGCAACGCCTCGTTCACGAACAAATCTCGCGTGGAGATCAGGCGAGCGTCCGCGGGCACCAGGTCGCCCGCCTTCAAGTGGATCACGTCGCCCACCACCATCTCACGCACCGGGATCTCGCGCTCCTGGCCATCGCGGAGCACGGTGGCCATCTGGGCGACCTGCCGTCTCAACCGCGCGGCCGCCGCCTGCGACCGGTAGGCCTGGCTGAAGTTCAAGGCCACGCTCAGCACGATCATCAAGACGATCACCGCCGCGCTGACGCCCTGACCGAAGGCGGCCGACACCGAGCTGGCCACCAGCAGGATCAGGACGAGCGGATTGGCCAGCTGATGCAGCAGCTCGCGCACGGCCGCGAACCGCGGCGGAGGCGCGACCTCATTGGGTCCGTGTGCAGCGAAGCGCGCGGCCGCCTCGGCCGAGGACAGACCTCGAACCGAGCTCCCCGCGCCGGCCAGAGCCTGATGGAGCTCCGCCGCCCAAGGGCGCGGCCCGCCCATCTAGCTTCCTCCTCCGTAGCGCGCCGTGATGAGGATGTCGATCATCGCCCGGAGATCCGCAAGCTCCCCGCGCTGGAAGCGGACCTCCGCCTTGCCGATCTGGCGCGCCAGCTCCGTGTCCCCGAACACGTCGCGGACCCAGCGGGAGAAGTCCCCTCGGCCGGCGTGGTGCGTGAGGATGTCGCCGGGCACGGGGCCGGCCACCTGACGGAAGGACTGCAGGCTGTTGGCCGAGGCCAGCGCTCGCCCGTGCGAGCTCCGGAACACGAATTCACGGCCCGGAGCGACGACTGAATCCACGTACTTATCTCGCGGATCCGCCGAATCGCGCGGTCGACCAGGGCGAGCTTCTTCCCGTGTGGCAGCATCGACAGATCGAGGATTGCCGAGGCGGATGGATTGTGCTGCATGGACTCCAGCGCGTAGTCCACGTCGGATGGTTCGCGTACATCCGTCCACGACGCGCCAGGCAGGCGCGACAGCACCCGATAGTCTCTCCCTCCGGATCGATCACACACACGGCGTAGCGTGCCGAGACCAGGCGCTCCGAAGAGCGCCAGGTCGTTCTCCGCATCACCCCGAGCCAGCACGTCGTGCGGCGACAGCTCCAGGAAGCGCAGGACCTGCTCGACCCCCGACCCTTTCGACAGCCCGGACGGCAGCAGCATGAGGGCGGCCCGATTCGTAATGAGATCGCGGCTGACGCCGGCCGTGCTCAGGGCCTCCCGGACCGCCATCTCGTCGGCGCGGGCGGTGCTGACGATCACCCGGCCCGCCTGGTAGTAGGTGCCCCGGCGGTCGAGCTCGGCCAGAAGCCGGGCCGGAACGGCCGGCCCGAGATCCCGGATCATCGCGGAGCCCGGATGGTAGATCACCGATCCATTCTCGGCCACCACCGCGTCGAACAGCTCCAAGCAGTCACAGACCCGGGTCAGCTCGAAGAAGGTCCGCCCCGTGACGAGGATCAGTCGGACCCCCATCCGCCGAGCTTGCTCGAGCGATCCCTTGACCTCTGGTTCGACGCGGTCCTCGACCGCCAAAGTGCCGTCGACGTCGCATGCGAGCGCCTTGAACGGGATCAAGGGATTCGCCTGGCCCGCGCCCCGGCCGAAGGGAACCAGCGCCGCAGCGCAAGGTGCGTCGGAAGACAGAAACCCAGCAGGTTGATCGCCGCGACGGTCAGGACCCAGCGATGGGGCGCCATCCACGCCTGCGGATGATCATCCGTCAACCCATACACATAGTTGACGTTGACGGCCGCGTGGGGGGCGGACGGGGACGGCGGCGGGGCCGGTGCGAACGCATACGAGACGAAGAGCACCACGAGCACCACCACGGATTGCGCCGCCAACGCTCGGGAATCATACCCGACCCGCCACGTCAGCCAGAGGA
It encodes the following:
- a CDS encoding HAD hydrolase family protein, producing MIPFKALACDVDGTLAVEDRVEPEVKGSLEQARRMGVRLILVTGRTFFELTRVCDCLELFDAVVAENGSVIYHPGSAMIRDLGPAVPARLLAELDRRGTYYQAGRVIVSTARADEMAVREALSTAGVSRDLITNRAALMLLPSGLSKGSGVEQVLRFLELSPHDVLARGDAENDLALFGAPGLGTLRRVCDRSGGRDYRVLSRLPGASWTDVREPSDVDYALESMQHNPSASAILDLSMLPHGKKLALVDRAIRRIREISTWIQSSLRAVNSCSGARTGERWPRPTACSPSVRWPAPCPATSSRTTPAEGTSPAGSATCSGTRSWRARSARRRSASSAGSLRISGR